In one window of Photorhabdus laumondii subsp. laumondii DNA:
- a CDS encoding LapA family protein, translating to MKYFLILLLILVIFVISMTLGSNNDQVVTFNYLIAKGNYSISTLLAVLFASGFVLGWVICGLFYLRVRLSLGRAERKIKRLEVQLEQPAEPSVTDSSLALSKE from the coding sequence GTGAAATATTTTCTGATTTTATTACTGATATTGGTGATCTTTGTCATCTCGATGACTCTTGGATCAAATAACGATCAGGTCGTTACATTTAACTATCTGATTGCTAAAGGGAATTACTCTATATCTACACTTTTAGCTGTATTATTTGCTAGCGGTTTCGTGTTAGGTTGGGTTATCTGTGGATTATTTTATCTTCGTGTTCGTTTGTCATTAGGAAGAGCTGAACGCAAGATTAAGCGACTTGAAGTGCAACTGGAGCAACCTGCTGAACCTTCGGTTACTGATTCATCGCTTGCACTTAGCAAGGAATAA
- the pyrF gene encoding orotidine-5'-phosphate decarboxylase translates to MTSHTLTSFGRQISSPVIVALDYDNQDTALAFADKIDPQDCRLKVGKEMFTLHGPQFVKLLHQRGFEVFLDLKFHDIPNTTARAVAAAAEMGVWMVNVHASGGTRMMTAAKEALLPYGHDAPLLIAVTVLTSMEQSDLQGIGIDMTPAQQAERLAKLTQACGLDGVVCSAHEAQQLKKVCGQHFQLVTPGIRPTGSDVGDQRRIMTPEQAVLAGVDYMVIGRPITRAADPAAALRQINQSIAGVINAR, encoded by the coding sequence ATGACATCTCATACCTTAACATCGTTCGGTAGACAGATTAGCTCGCCTGTCATTGTTGCTTTAGATTACGACAATCAGGATACGGCGCTGGCTTTTGCCGATAAAATTGATCCACAGGATTGCCGTCTGAAAGTAGGTAAAGAGATGTTTACCTTACATGGTCCGCAGTTTGTTAAGTTGCTGCACCAACGTGGTTTTGAAGTATTTCTAGATTTGAAATTCCATGATATTCCTAATACCACCGCCAGAGCGGTAGCTGCCGCTGCTGAGATGGGGGTTTGGATGGTAAACGTACATGCTAGTGGCGGCACCAGAATGATGACAGCGGCGAAAGAGGCGCTGCTGCCTTATGGTCATGATGCTCCATTGTTAATTGCTGTCACGGTATTAACCAGCATGGAACAATCGGATCTGCAAGGTATTGGGATTGATATGACACCAGCGCAACAGGCTGAAAGGTTGGCAAAACTGACTCAGGCATGTGGGCTGGATGGTGTGGTTTGTTCTGCACATGAAGCTCAGCAACTGAAAAAGGTTTGTGGTCAGCATTTTCAATTAGTTACTCCCGGAATTCGCCCGACGGGCAGTGATGTGGGTGATCAGCGCCGTATCATGACGCCAGAACAGGCGGTATTGGCTGGCGTTGATTATATGGTCATTGGCCGTCCGATTACCCGTGCCGCCGATCCTGCGGCCGCATTGCGTCAAATTAATCAATCTATTGCGGGAGTGATTAATGCAAGATAA
- the acnA gene encoding aconitate hydratase AcnA, whose translation MSFDLKKVCVSTLSAASKQYDYYSLPLVAKHLGDISRLPKSLKVLLENLLRNIDGNSVVVDDLKAIVDWQNTGHADREIAYRPARVLMQDFTGVPAVVDLAAMREAVQRLGGNVEQVNPLSPVDLVIDHSVMVDKFGTEKAFEQNVQLEMERNYERYLFLRWGQKAFNRFRVVPPGTGICHQVNLEYLGKTVWHEMHNGRELAYPDTLVGTDSHTTMINGLGVLGWGVGGIEAEAAMLGQPVSMLIPDVVGFKLTGKLREGITATDLVLTVTQMLRAHGVVGKFVEFYGDGLADLPLADRATIANMSPEYGATCGFFPADGITLSYMRLTGRTEQQIELVEAYCKIQGLWRNPGDEPVFTSSLELDMSTVEASLAGPKRPQDRVALARVPQVFQSSVDLEMNKSQGKAISAPVNLDNQKYELEEGAVVIAAITSCTNTSNPSVLMAAGLLAKKAVEKGLKRQPWVKTSLAPGSKVVTDYLELAGLMPYLEELGFNLVGYGCTTCIGNSGPLPESIETAIKQADLTVGAVLSGNRNFEGRIHPLIKTNWLASPPLVVAYALSGNMKKDLTKDPLGQDQQGNDVYLKDIWPDSKEIAKAVEQIKADMFHKEYAEVFDGDETWQSLDVASSATYHFQLDSTYIRHPPFFSEMTAEPEAITDIHGANILAILGDSVTTDHISPAGNIKADSPAGRYLQEHGVEPKDFNSYGSRRGNHEVMMRGTFANIRIRNEMIAGVEGGYTRHIPSQTQLAIYDAAMRYQEEKTPLAIIAGKEYGSGSSRDWAAKGTRLLGVRVVIAESFERIHRSNLIGMGVLPLEFPQGVNRKTLNLQGDETIDIEGMNNLKPGQIVPVKMTYSDGHQEIINAQCRIDTKTELDYFHHGGILHYVIRHMLK comes from the coding sequence ATGTCGTTTGATTTAAAAAAAGTTTGTGTTTCAACACTTTCCGCTGCAAGTAAACAATATGATTATTACAGCTTACCACTGGTTGCTAAACATTTGGGTGATATTTCCCGTTTGCCCAAATCACTGAAAGTTCTTCTGGAAAATCTTCTTCGCAATATCGATGGCAATTCTGTTGTTGTTGATGATTTGAAAGCAATTGTTGATTGGCAAAATACTGGTCATGCAGACAGAGAAATTGCTTACCGGCCAGCACGTGTATTAATGCAGGATTTCACCGGGGTGCCTGCCGTTGTTGATTTAGCGGCCATGAGAGAAGCGGTTCAGCGCCTTGGTGGTAATGTTGAACAAGTTAATCCACTATCACCCGTTGATTTGGTTATTGACCATTCAGTTATGGTGGATAAATTTGGCACGGAAAAAGCCTTTGAACAAAATGTTCAATTAGAAATGGAACGTAATTACGAGCGTTATCTCTTTCTGCGTTGGGGGCAAAAAGCTTTTAACCGTTTTCGTGTTGTCCCGCCCGGAACCGGGATTTGCCATCAGGTAAACCTGGAATACCTGGGTAAAACGGTTTGGCATGAAATGCATAACGGACGAGAGTTGGCTTATCCTGATACCTTGGTTGGTACCGATTCTCATACCACCATGATCAATGGTCTCGGTGTTCTAGGATGGGGTGTGGGCGGTATTGAAGCTGAAGCGGCCATGTTAGGACAACCTGTTTCCATGCTTATTCCTGATGTGGTGGGTTTTAAACTTACCGGTAAATTACGCGAAGGAATTACTGCAACAGACCTTGTATTGACAGTGACTCAGATGCTGCGTGCCCATGGTGTGGTCGGGAAATTTGTTGAATTTTATGGAGATGGGTTAGCTGATTTGCCGCTGGCAGACAGGGCAACCATTGCCAATATGTCACCGGAATATGGTGCAACTTGCGGTTTCTTCCCGGCAGATGGTATTACCCTGAGCTATATGCGATTGACAGGGCGTACAGAACAGCAGATTGAGCTGGTAGAAGCTTATTGTAAGATCCAAGGATTATGGCGAAATCCCGGTGATGAACCGGTATTTACCAGTAGTCTTGAACTGGACATGTCGACGGTGGAAGCGAGCCTCGCTGGACCGAAACGTCCACAAGACAGGGTGGCTTTAGCGCGAGTACCTCAAGTATTTCAATCATCCGTTGATCTAGAAATGAATAAATCCCAGGGGAAAGCCATCTCAGCGCCAGTTAATCTGGATAACCAGAAGTATGAGTTAGAAGAGGGGGCTGTTGTCATTGCTGCAATTACTTCTTGTACCAACACATCTAATCCCAGCGTACTAATGGCTGCGGGGTTGTTGGCGAAAAAAGCGGTTGAGAAGGGGCTTAAACGCCAACCGTGGGTGAAAACCTCACTGGCGCCCGGCTCGAAAGTGGTGACAGATTACCTTGAATTGGCGGGCTTGATGCCTTATCTGGAGGAACTGGGCTTCAATCTGGTGGGTTACGGTTGCACAACTTGCATTGGTAACTCTGGGCCATTACCTGAATCTATTGAAACGGCGATTAAGCAAGCTGATCTTACCGTCGGTGCCGTCCTTTCTGGCAACCGAAACTTTGAAGGCCGTATCCATCCTCTGATAAAAACTAACTGGCTAGCGTCGCCGCCGTTAGTTGTGGCATATGCTTTATCCGGCAACATGAAAAAGGATTTGACTAAAGATCCTCTTGGTCAGGATCAACAAGGCAATGATGTCTATTTGAAGGATATATGGCCTGATAGCAAAGAAATTGCTAAAGCTGTTGAGCAAATTAAGGCGGATATGTTTCACAAAGAGTATGCGGAAGTCTTTGATGGTGATGAAACATGGCAATCGCTGGATGTTGCGAGTTCTGCAACTTATCACTTCCAGCTTGATTCTACTTATATTCGCCACCCGCCATTCTTTAGTGAGATGACCGCAGAACCAGAAGCGATAACGGATATTCACGGCGCGAATATATTGGCTATTCTTGGGGATTCTGTCACCACAGACCATATTTCTCCGGCGGGGAATATCAAAGCTGACAGTCCGGCAGGGCGTTATCTTCAAGAACATGGCGTTGAACCTAAAGATTTTAACTCCTACGGTTCAAGGCGCGGTAATCATGAAGTCATGATGCGTGGAACGTTTGCCAATATCCGTATCCGTAATGAGATGATTGCTGGTGTGGAAGGAGGATATACCCGCCATATTCCGTCACAGACACAATTAGCGATTTATGATGCGGCTATGCGTTATCAGGAAGAAAAAACCCCATTGGCTATCATTGCGGGCAAAGAATATGGTTCCGGTTCGAGCCGCGACTGGGCAGCGAAGGGGACTCGGTTATTGGGCGTTAGAGTGGTGATTGCGGAATCATTTGAGCGTATTCACCGTTCGAACCTGATTGGTATGGGCGTATTACCATTGGAATTTCCTCAAGGCGTAAATCGTAAGACATTAAATCTGCAAGGTGATGAGACAATTGATATTGAAGGGATGAATAACCTCAAGCCGGGACAAATTGTACCGGTGAAAATGACTTATTCGGATGGGCATCAGGAGATCATTAATGCTCAGTGTCGTATTGATACCAAAACTGAATTAGATTATTTCCACCACGGTGGTATCTTGCACTATGTTATTCGTCACATGTTGAAATAA
- the ribA gene encoding GTP cyclohydrolase II, whose protein sequence is MQLKRVAEAKLPTPWGDFLMVGFEEIATGQDHVALVYGTISGNEPVLSRIHSECLTGDALFSLRCDCGFQLEAALAQIAKEGRGVLLYHRQEGRNIGLINKIRAYALQDNGIDTVEANHQLGFAADERDFTLCADMYKLLGIQAIRLLTNNPKKVEIMTEAGINIVERVPLITGRNPKNAYYLDTKARKMGHLLSEQN, encoded by the coding sequence ATGCAATTAAAACGAGTCGCTGAGGCCAAGTTACCCACTCCTTGGGGTGATTTTTTAATGGTCGGCTTTGAAGAAATCGCCACAGGTCAAGATCATGTCGCATTAGTATACGGTACTATTTCTGGCAATGAACCTGTGCTTTCCAGGATCCATTCAGAATGTCTGACCGGTGACGCCCTGTTTAGTCTGCGTTGTGATTGCGGTTTTCAACTTGAAGCCGCCCTTGCTCAAATTGCTAAAGAAGGGCGAGGTGTATTACTTTACCATCGGCAAGAAGGTCGTAATATTGGCTTAATCAACAAAATTCGTGCTTACGCGTTACAGGATAACGGTATCGATACTGTAGAAGCTAACCATCAGTTAGGTTTTGCCGCCGATGAGCGTGATTTCACCTTATGTGCAGATATGTATAAATTACTCGGTATTCAAGCTATTCGTCTGCTGACAAATAATCCCAAAAAAGTGGAAATTATGACCGAAGCAGGGATTAATATCGTAGAACGTGTTCCATTAATTACCGGCCGAAATCCTAAGAATGCTTATTATTTGGATACTAAAGCCAGAAAAATGGGTCATTTGTTATCTGAGCAAAATTAG
- the cysB gene encoding HTH-type transcriptional regulator CysB, with the protein MKLQQLRYIVEVVNHNLNVSSTAEGLYTSQPGISKQVRMLEDELGIQIFSRSGKHLTHVTPAGEEVVRISREVLSKVDAIRSVASEHTYPNRGSLYIATTHTQARYALPPVIKGFIERYPQVSLHMHQGSPTQIAEAVSKGSADFAIATEALHLYEDLIMLPCYHWNRTLVVTSDHPLAGKESVSIEELAEYQLVTYTFGFTGRSELDVAFDKVGLKPKIVFTATDADVIKTYVRLGLGVGVIANMAVDPVQDNDLVCIDMRDKFSYSTTKIGFRRSSFLRSYMYDFMWRFAPHLTRDVIDQAVALRSNEDIEVMFKDIKLPIV; encoded by the coding sequence ATGAAATTGCAACAGCTTCGTTACATCGTGGAGGTGGTAAACCACAACCTTAATGTTTCATCTACGGCAGAAGGACTGTATACATCTCAACCCGGGATCAGTAAGCAGGTTAGAATGCTTGAAGATGAATTAGGCATTCAGATTTTTTCCCGTAGTGGTAAACACCTGACGCATGTTACTCCCGCAGGTGAAGAGGTTGTCCGAATTTCTCGTGAAGTATTATCTAAGGTTGATGCAATACGGTCAGTTGCTAGTGAACATACTTATCCGAATCGTGGTTCGCTATATATTGCTACTACCCACACACAGGCCCGTTATGCATTACCTCCTGTGATTAAAGGTTTTATTGAACGTTATCCGCAGGTCTCTTTACACATGCATCAGGGGTCGCCAACGCAAATTGCTGAAGCTGTGAGTAAAGGTAGTGCTGATTTTGCTATTGCAACTGAGGCACTGCATTTATATGAAGATTTGATAATGTTGCCTTGTTACCATTGGAACAGGACGCTGGTGGTGACGTCGGATCACCCGCTGGCAGGTAAAGAGAGTGTTTCAATTGAAGAATTGGCTGAATATCAACTGGTCACTTATACGTTTGGCTTTACCGGTCGTTCTGAGTTAGATGTCGCATTCGATAAAGTGGGCTTAAAGCCTAAAATTGTTTTCACTGCGACGGATGCTGATGTTATTAAAACTTATGTCCGGTTAGGATTAGGTGTAGGGGTTATTGCCAACATGGCGGTTGATCCGGTGCAGGATAACGACCTGGTTTGCATTGATATGCGTGATAAATTTAGCTACAGCACAACTAAGATTGGTTTTCGTCGCAGTAGTTTCTTGCGCAGCTACATGTATGATTTTATGTGGCGTTTTGCGCCTCACCTGACGCGTGATGTTATTGATCAGGCAGTTGCTTTACGCTCAAATGAAGATATCGAAGTCATGTTCAAAGATATCAAATTACCAATCGTATAA
- the lapB gene encoding lipopolysaccharide assembly protein LapB has translation MLELLFLLLPVAAAYGWYMGRRSAQQDKQQNADRLSREYVAGVNFLLSNQQDKAVDLFLEMLKEDSSAFEAHLTLGNLFRSRGEVERAIRIHQSLMESASLTFDQRLLATQQLGRDYMSAGLYDRAENMFAQLVNEKDFQENAFQSLLTIYQSTSDWKKAIDIAEKLVKSGKHDLREKIAHFYCELALQEMSGDDLDEAIGYLNKAVQADKNCARVSIMLGRLFMARQEYNKAADALKSVLEQDKQLVSEVLPILQECYQHQNQIDEWENFLKRCVEEDCGATAELLLADIIEQQKGHEVAQTYINHRLERHPTMRLFYRLMDYHLAEAEEGRAKESIILLRDMVGEQIRTKPNYRCHKCGFTSHSLYWHCPSCRSWDSIKPIRGLDGQ, from the coding sequence ATGTTAGAGCTGTTGTTTCTGTTGCTTCCTGTGGCCGCTGCTTATGGCTGGTATATGGGGCGCAGAAGTGCTCAACAGGATAAGCAACAAAATGCTGATCGCTTATCACGAGAATATGTTGCCGGGGTTAACTTTCTCCTTTCAAACCAGCAAGATAAAGCCGTGGATCTGTTTCTTGAAATGCTCAAAGAGGACAGTTCTGCTTTTGAAGCACATTTGACTTTGGGGAATCTATTCCGTTCCAGAGGAGAAGTAGAGCGGGCTATCCGCATTCATCAATCTCTCATGGAAAGCGCTTCTCTGACATTTGATCAGCGTTTGCTTGCGACGCAACAATTGGGCCGCGATTATATGTCTGCGGGTCTGTATGATCGTGCTGAAAATATGTTTGCTCAATTGGTGAATGAAAAAGATTTTCAGGAAAATGCGTTTCAGTCGCTGCTGACTATTTATCAATCAACCAGTGATTGGAAAAAAGCCATTGATATTGCTGAGAAATTAGTTAAATCCGGCAAGCATGATTTACGGGAAAAAATTGCGCATTTTTATTGTGAACTCGCTTTACAGGAGATGAGCGGTGATGATCTTGATGAAGCTATCGGTTATCTCAATAAAGCGGTTCAGGCAGATAAAAACTGCGCCAGAGTTTCTATCATGTTGGGGCGCTTGTTTATGGCCCGGCAAGAGTACAATAAAGCGGCGGATGCTTTAAAATCTGTTCTTGAGCAGGATAAACAGTTGGTGAGTGAGGTGCTACCTATTCTCCAAGAGTGTTACCAGCATCAAAATCAGATTGATGAATGGGAAAATTTCCTGAAACGTTGTGTCGAGGAAGATTGTGGAGCCACGGCCGAGCTTTTGCTGGCTGATATTATCGAGCAGCAAAAAGGGCATGAAGTCGCGCAAACTTACATCAATCATCGATTAGAGCGTCATCCGACCATGCGCCTATTTTATCGCTTGATGGATTACCACCTGGCCGAAGCAGAAGAGGGTCGGGCGAAAGAAAGTATTATCTTGCTACGGGACATGGTTGGTGAGCAAATTCGCACCAAGCCTAATTATCGCTGCCATAAGTGCGGCTTTACTTCTCATTCGCTTTACTGGCACTGTCCATCATGCCGTTCGTGGGATTCTATTAAACCGATCCGTGGATTAGATGGTCAGTGA